Within the Polaribacter pectinis genome, the region AAAACACCCATAAAGTTAATATTATTCGATTAAAAAGAAGACATCCAAATAGATTAAAGGGCACGCAACCTTATATAGAGTTTCCTGAAAATGATACAGAATTGAGATATCATGATATTATTACTGTAAAAGGAAATACTGAAGATATTAACAAACTAATGATTTATTTTAGATTAGGGTTGTTGCCAAAAGAATCTGCAGAAAGCGAATTAAGATACAATTTAATAAACCAAGAAGTTGGTATGTCTGAAGTCTTAATTACACCTAAATCTCGTTTAGTTGGTAGAGAAATAAAATTACATGAATACTTTAAAAGATATGGTATTCAATTATTAGCAACATCTAGATATAGAAAACCATATTTAGAAGATTTAATAACTGTAAAAGCTGGAGATAGTTTTATAATAAGAGGTCCTTGGGAAAACATCGAAAAATTAAAAAATCAACATAAAAATGTGGTTTTGGTTGGTAGACCAGAAGAAATGTTAAAAGATGTAGATGAACTTACTCCAAAATCATATATAGCTTTAGGAGCATTAATCTTAATGATTATTATGTTAGTTCTAAAAGTAGTTCCAGGTGCTATTGCAGCCTTAATTTCTGCAGGAATTGTATTATTTACAGGTTGTGTTCCTTTTTCTAAAGCATACAAAACAATTAGTTGGACAAGTGTTATTATGATAGCTGCAATGATTCCAATGGGAGTTGCTATACAAAAAACAGGAACAGCAGAATTAATATCTAATTCAATTATTAGCCTATTGGGAAAAGAAAATCCTACGTTATTATTAGGAGGAATCTTCTTACTAACTACAACATTTAGTCAGTTTATTAACAATTCTGCAACAGCAGTTTTAATGGCACCAATTGTTTTATTAGCAGCAACAACATTACAAATATCACCAGAACCATTATTAATTACTATTGCAATAAGCGCTTCAACGGCTTTTTTAACACCTATAGGAACCACAACAAATGCAATGGTTATGAGTTCTGGCGGATATAAATTTTCAGATTATTTTAAAGTTGGTTTTCCTCTTTTAATACTCTTTTTGATAACAACATTAATTCTCGTGCCAATTATTTGGCCATTTTAATACAATAATTTTTAAATGAAACTATTATGAAAACAAAATCAATTATTCCAGAAAAATCAGATTTAGGAGTTTACGGTATCAAAAACGTAACTACAAAATGGAACTTACCACCAGAAGAACTTCAGAGAATAACTGTAGAAAAAGGAATGGGAAGAGAAACAAAAAACGGAACTTTGGCAATTAATACTGGAAAATTTACAGGTAGATCTCCTCAAGACAGATTTATTGTAAAAGATGAGTATACAGCAGACAAAGTTTGGTGGGGAAAAACCAACAAACCTATTTCTTCAGAAAACTTTAATAAACTTCAAATCAATGTACAAGAATATTTATCAAATAGAGAATTGTATGTAAGAGATGGTTATGTATGTGCAGACCCAACTTACAAAACAAATATTAGAACTATAACAGAATTTCCTTGGTCTAACTTATTTGTTTACAATATGTTTTTGAGACCTTCTGAAGAAGAACAAAAAGTTTTTGATGAAGATTGGTTAATTTTATGTGCACCAGGTTATGTTTGTGAAGACCCAAAAGCTTACGGTATTCGTCAAGGAAATTTTTCTATTATTAATTTTACAAAAAAAATAGCTTTAATTGGTGGTTCTGCATATACAGGAGAAATGAAAAAAGGTATTTTCTCTGCATTAAACTTAATCTTACCAATTGAGAGAAATGTTTTACCAATGCATTGTTCTGCAAATGTTGGCGAAAATGGAGATACAGCTATTTTCTTCGGATTATCTGGAACAGGAAAAACAACATTATCTGCAGATCCAAATAGAAAATTAATTGGTGATGATGAGCATGGATGGACAGCAGAAAATAATATTTTTAATTTTGAAGGTGGTTGTTATGCAAAAGTTATAGACCTAACAGAAGAAAAAGAACCAGATATTTTTAGAGCAATAAAACCTGGTGCTTTGCTAGAAAATGTTGTTTTTAACGATAATAACGATGTAGATTACATGAGTGGCGAAATCACACAAAATACACGTGTAAGCTACCCTATATATCATATAGATAATATCCAAGAACCTTCATTTGCAGGAAATCCTAAAAACATTTTCTTTTTAACTTGTGATGCTTTTGGTGTTTTACCTCCAGTTTCTAAATTAACTCCAGGGCAAGCTGCTTATCACTTTATATCTGGTTACACTGCAAAAGTAGCAGGTACAGAAGCTGGTATAACAGAACCAGTACCTTCTTTCTCTGCTTGTTTTGGCGAACCTTTTATGCCATTGCACCCAACCAAATATGCAGAAATGTTAAGTAAAAAAATGACAGATGCTGGTGTAAATGTTTGGTTAATTAATACAGGTTGGTCTGGTGGGCCTCATGGAATTGGTTCTCGTATTAAATTAAAATATACAAGAGCTATGATTACAGAAATCTTAAACGGAAGTTTAGATAATGTAGAATTTGAACAACATCCAATTTTTGGTTTATTTATGCCAAAATATTGTCCTAATGTTCCAACAGAAATGTTAGACCCAATGAACACTTGGTTACAAAAAGGTGCTTACATTAGTAAAGCAATCCATTTAGCACATTTCTTCCACTTAAACTTCGAAAAATTTGCTAATGAAGCTTCAGAACAAATTATAGAAGGTGGTCCATTAATCGATGAACATCATCATTTAGATCATATGTAGTTTCTTTTTAGGCTAGGTTTTTCTTATGAGAATTGGAAAACCTAGCCTTTTTAAATAGTAAGTAATTATGAAGAAGGTAATTTTAATAGGTATCTTAATTTTTTCATTCTTAAATTTTAACGCCCAAACTAAATCAGAAAAAAAATTTGGAAGCTGGTATATGTATTATGGTAATCATACAATTTCAAATAATTGGAGCGTTTTAACAGGGTTTGAAGAGAGAAACTATCAAACTTTTCAAAACTATAATTTAATACTTTATAATGTTGGTGTTAACTATAAAATTTCTAAAAAATTTATAGCAACAATAAGTTATATGTATTTAGATATTGACAGAACTTTTGATCCAGATGTAGACCCTAACACCATAGAAAACAGACATTATGAACAGATTTTGTATGTAACTAAACATTTTAAACTTCCATTTTCTCATCGATTGAGAATTGAACACAGACACCTAAATTCTATGGGAATAAAATCATTAAGAAACAGAGTTAGATATAGATTAAAAACTAAAATCTCTTTAAATAAAAGGTTTTACATAACAGCAAGTAATGAATCTTTCTTTAATTTTAACGGAAATCTATATGCAGAAAACAGGTTTTATTCTGCCTTCGGATTAAAAGCTTCAAAAGCTATTTCTTTAGAAGTAGGCTATTTGGGTCATTACATAAATGACCTCCATTTAGACAGATTACAAGTTGGTTTGTTTTTGAAAACAGATTTTAGAAAAAAAGCAAAGATTTAATTCTTTGCTTTTTCAATTGCTTGTTCAATGTCTGCAATTAAATCTTTGGTTTCTTCTATTCCAACAGAAAAACGAATGAGACCATCTTTAATGCCTTGTATTGCTCTTTCTTCTGCAGATAACAATGCATGAGAAGTATGAGTTGGACTTAACATTGTGCTTTCTACACCAGCCAAACTCATTGAAGGTTTTATCAACTTTAAATTATTTTGAAATTTCATAGCATCAATTCCATCTACAAATTCAAAAGATAACATACCACCAAAGTTTTTCATTTGTTTTTTTGCTAATTTATAATCTGGGTGTCCTTTTAAACCAGGATAATAAACATGATACACATCTGGATTTACCGCTAAATACTTCGCCATTTTTAAAGCATTTTTATTCTGGCGTTTTACACGTAAACTCATTGTTTTTAAGCTTCTTTCTAGCATCCAAACTGTAAAGTCACTTAAACTTCCACCTAAATTTTTAGCAACATTCCAAACTCTTAAAATGTGTTCTTCTGAAGCTGCAACTGCTCCTGCCAGAATATCTGAATGTCCACCCATATATTTTGTAGCAGAATGAATTATAATATCGATCCCGAAATCTACAGGAGTTTGATTTACAGGCGAAGCAAAAGTATTGTCTATCATTGTTACAATTCCTTTCTTTTTTGCCAATTTAGAAACTGCTTTCATATCTGTAATTGTTAATAACGGATTGGATGGCGTTTCTATATAAATAACCTTCGTGTTTTTTTTGATTTCTTTCTCAAAATCTGTGATTGATAAACTTTTAGTGAAAGAATATTCGATTCCGAATTTATCAAACTCTTCAACAACAAAATTGTACGTTCCTCCATACAATGTTTGTTGTAAAATAATATGATCTCCTTTTTGTAAAAAAGCAAATAAAGTATGGCTTATTGCGGCCATTCCAGAACCAAAAATTAAAGCATTGTCTGTTTTTTCTAAAGCTGCAATTTTTTTGCATAACATTTCTTGATTTGGCGTATTAAAGTATCGTGGGTAACGTTTTGTATCTACACCATCAAAAGCATAAGAAGTAGACATAAAAATAGGAGAAATAGCTCCTTTAAATTGCTCGTCTTTTACTTCGCCAACATGTGCGCAAATTGTATTTATTCCTAGTTTTTTTGAATTCTTCATTAAAATGGTATTGTTGATGCTAAATTACAAATTCCATTTGCAATCCTCTAAATAATTTCAATATCTTCGCTTTCATGATTTCAGTAGTTATAATAGGTAATGGAAATGTAGGAACACATTTATACAATGCATTTTTAAATGTTGATACAATAGCTGTTACTCAAATTAATTCAAGGAAATTAGAAAATATACCTCAAGCAGATATAACAATCATTGCTGTTTCAGATGATGTAATTGCAGAAATTTCATCAAAAATTAAAAACTCTTTTGTAGTACATACTTCTGGAAGTGTTTCTATGTCTGATTTAAAAAACAAAACCAATAAAGGTGTTTTTTACATGCTACAAACATTTTCTAAAGATAAAAAAATTAATTTTCCTGAAGTTCCTTTCTGTTTAGAAGCAGAAAAAGAAAGTGACTATCAATTGTTAGAAAAATTAGCAAAATCTTTAGGCAATAATATTTATCCTATTAATTCTGAACAACGAAAAGCAATTCATGTTGCTGCTGTTTTTGTAAATAATTTCACCAATAACATGTATAAAATTGGGAATGATATTTGCAATAAAAATAATGTTCCTTTTGAAATTTTACAACCTTTAATTCAAGAAACTGCTGTAAAAATTAAAACATTATCACCAGAAGAAGCACAAACTGGACCTGCAATTAGAAAAGACAAAAAAACAATAAAGAATCATTTAGATTTGTTAAATAAAGAGCAACAAAAAATCTATAAAATCATAACAAAATCAATCCAAAATGGAAATTAGCTTTAAACAATTATTACCAAAAATAAATACTTTCATTTTTGATGTAGATGGAGTTCTTACAAACGGAATGTTAACCATAATGCCAGATGGAGAATTAGTAAGACACATGAATGTAAAAGATGGTTATGCCATGAAAAACGCTTTAAATAAAGGATTTAGAGTTTGTATTATTTCTGGAGGAACTAATGAAGGTGTTAGAAAAAGGTTGGCTGCTTTAGGTATAGAAGACATTTATTTGGGGGCTCATGATAAAATTAAACAATATCAAGAATTGGTAGAAAAATACAATTTACAACCAGAAAATGTATTATATATGGGAGATGATGTTCCAGATTATCCTGTAATGAAATTGGTTGGGTTGCCAGCTTGCCCAAATGATGCTGTTCAAGAAATACAAAGTCTTTCTAAATACATTTCTAATAAAAAAGGTGGTGAAGGTTGTGTGAGAGATGTTATCGAACAAGTTTTACGAGTACAACAAAAATGGGATGAAAATTTCGATGCCAGTTTATAATTTTTTCTTGTATCTTTCAAATCCAGTTTTTAATAAATTATCAACATTATATCTTTGTTAACCATGAAAAAATTATTTTTTACATTTTTATTTATTGCAACTACTATATCTATAAGTTCTCAAACAATTTTTGGCAAATGGAATTCTAGAAGTGAAGAAGGTGTTGTTGATTCTGTTTTAGAAATCTATGAAAAAGACGGAAAAGCGTTTGCAAAAGTTGTAGAAATAATGAATCCTGATAGAAAAGATGCACGTTGTGTAGATTGCGAAGGTGAATATAAAGATAAACCAATTATGGGTTTAGACATCTTATCTGGTTTAGAAAAAGAAGAAGATAAAGATGAATGGTCTGGAGGTACAATTGTAGATCCAAGAAATGGAAATACATACAAATGCTATATTAAATTAGTAAAACCAAACAAATTAAAACTTCGTGGTTATATTGGTTTTTCTCTTTTCGGTAAAACGGCTTATTGGGAAAGAGCGAAATAGTTTTTATAGAATAGAATCCTTAAAACTTTATAAGTAATTTCTTTAGTTTTTCTCTTCTAACATAGGCACAAAAGCAAAATCACCTAACTCATGTTTTTCGAATTCTTTAGCAGACTTTCTGATAAATAAAGTCATAATTTGTGTTTTGTCTCCCACAGGAATTAACAACTTCCCTCCTATTTTTAATTGCGATAATAAAGGATTTGGAACATAAGGTGCACCAGCAGTTACAATAATTTTATCAAAAGGTGCTTTTTCTTTTAAACCTTTATAACCATCTCCAAAAATAAATTTCTTGGGTTTATAACCTAATTTTGGTAAAAATAAAGAGGTTCTTTTAAACAATTCTTTTTGTCTTTCTATTGAATAAACTTCTGCTTTTAATTCCAATAAAACTGCGGTTTGATATCCAGAACCAGTTCCAATTTCCAACACTTTGTCCTCTGGTTTTATTTCTAAAGTTTGCGATTGAAAAGCAACTGTATAAGGTTGAGAAATGGTTTGATCTGCAGCAATTGGGAATGCCTTATCTTGATAAGCATGATCTTCGAAACTTGAGTCTATAAATAAATGTCGTGGAATTTTACGCACAGCATTTAATACATTTTCGTCTGTAATACCTTTTGCTTTTAAAACAGTAGCTAACTGATTTCTACGACCTTGATGTTTTGAAGTATCTTTCACTTATAAGAGTTTTCTAAAAGCTAAAAATAGGAATAAATCTAAATACATTCCTATAAAATCGTATCTTTGTTTTTGTCGATTTTTTAACAATCGTAATTCAAACTAAAACAAGAATTTATGCTAAAAGCTGGAGTTTTAGGTGCTGGACATCTAGGAAAAATACATCTTCGTTTATTACAAGAATCTGAAAAATATGAGTTGGTCGGTTTTTACGATCCTTTTACAGAAAATGCGCAAAAAGTAGCCAAAGAATATGGTTACAAATTGTTCGATTCTATGGAAAGTTTAATGGATGCTGTAGAAGTTGTAGATATTGTAACTCCAACTTTATCTCATTTCGAATGTGCAAAAATGGCCATTGAAAAAGGCTGTCATATTTTTGTTGAAAAACCAATTACCAAAACTGTTTTAGAAGCAGAAGCAATAAAAACGTTAGCAAGCCAATATCATGTAATTGGTCAAGTGGGGCATGTAGAACGTTTTAACCCTGCTTTTACTGCTGTAAGTGATAAAATAAACAACCCAATGTTTATTGAAACACACAGATTGGCTGAATTTAATCCAAGAGGAACAGATGTTCCTGTGGTTTTAGATTTAATGATTCATGATATTGATATTATTCTTTCTGTGGTAGATTCTAAAGTGAAGAATGTTCACGCAAGTGGAATTTCTGTAATTTCTGAAACGCCTGATATTGCAAACGCAAGAATTGAGTTCGAAAATGGTTGTGTTGCAAATTTAACCGCAAGCAGAATTTCGATGAAGAACATGCGTAAATCAAGATTTTTTCAAAAAGACGCTTATATATCTGTTGATTTTTTAGAGAAAGTTTCTGAAGTTGTAAGAATGAAAGATGTTCCTGAAAATCCGGATGAATTTGCGATGATTCTACAAAATGCAGAAGGTGTAAAAAAACAAATTTATTTTGATAATCCTGAAGTGGAAGCAAATAACGCAATTCTAGACGAGTTAGAATCTTTTGCTGATGCAATTGAAAATGGAACAAAACCAGTAGTTTCTTTAAGCGCAGGAACTGAAGCTTTACGTGTTGCTCAAATGGTAATTGACTGTTTTTAGAAAGCCCATCCTTAATCCTTCCCAAAGGGAAGGAAACACTCTTGAGGATTGACTTACTTAAAATAAACTTAAATAATATCATTTTATGATATTTAAATTGACTTTTTTAATAATTAAATTTTTATTCGCCCGAGTAAGAATTCCTTCCCTTTGGGAAGGTTAGGATGGGATTTTTATATGAAAAACATAGCAGTAATTGGTGCTGGAACCATGGGAAATGGAATCGCACATACATTTGCACAATTCAATTATAATGTACATTTAATCGATGTTTCGCAAGGAGCATTGGACAAAGGAATGGCAACAATCTCTAAAAATTTAGACAGAATGGTTGCCAAAGAAAAAATTTCTGAAGCTGATAAAACACAAACATTAGCAAACATTACCACTTTTACAGCAATAAAAGATGGTGCTAAAAATGTAGATTTAGTTGTGGAAGCTGCCACAGAAAATGTTTCTTTAAAATCGAAAATATTTAAAGAATTGGATGAAGTTTGCGACGAAAACACAATTTTAGCGACAAATACTTCATCAATTTCTATTACACAAATTGCAGCAGTTACCAATAGACCGGAAAAAGTAATTGGAATGCACTTTATGAATCCTGTTCCAATTATGAAATTGGTAGAAATTATTAGAGGTTACAATACTACTGATGATGTGATGAATACGATTGTAGATTTGTCTAAAAAAGTGAATAAAATTCCAGTTGAAGTGAATGATTATCCTGGTTTTGTTGCCAACAGAATCTTAATGCCAATGATTAACGAGTCTATTGAAACGCTTTATAATGGCGTTGCTGGTGTTAAAGAAATTGACACAGTTATGATGTTAGGAATGGCACATCCAATGGGACCTTTACAATTGGCAGATTTTATTGGTTTAGATGTTTGTTTGTCTATTTTAAATGTAATGCATGATGGTTTTAAAAACCCTAAATATGCTCCTTGTCCGTTACTAGTAAATATGGTAATGGCTGGAAAATTAGGAATAAAATCTGGCGAAGGATTTTATGATTATTCAGAGAGCAGAAAAGCGGAAACTGTTGCTAAAATGTTTTCTTAATCGATGAAGAATAAATTTTCTTTAGTTGTATTGCTATTTTGTTTTTCAATTTCCTTTTACGCACAAAAAGTAAAAAAAAACAGACTAATACCTTATAAAATAGGTGTTTTATACAATTATGGCACTGAAGAAAATTTTATATTTAATGATAAAGACTATTCTTATTCAACAAATACTTATAAAGGACAGGCTTTTTATAAATTAGGCAATTGGAAAGGTTTAGAAATTGAATTAATTGTGCAACCTCAATTTCAGTTTTTAAAACATCAACTTTTAAATTTATTTTATGTAGAACCTGATGAAGATGATTATCTACAAAAAAGAGAAGAATTTAGTCGAAAAAAAAACATGCATTTATATGCTATAGAATTTGGTTTTGCTGCTAAAAAAAAGTTAACTAATAAGTTAGATTTACAAGGAACAATAAGTTTGGGCTTCTCTTATATTGATACAAGAAGTGAAAGATTAGCTAAAGGTTTTACTTTTATTGAAAATTTTTCTGTTGGTTTTTCATATCAAACTTCTAACAAAACATTTTTATATCTAGGTTCTAATTTCGGACATGTTTCCAACTTAAATTTTCTATCACCTAATGATGGCTACAATATTTTAGGTATGGAAATAGGTTTTTCTTATAAATTATAAAAAAGGAAACTCAAATTGAGTTCCCTTTTTATAAAATAAAATTTTTAATTTACTATTTACCTAACCAAGAGTTCAACATCCAAATTGTTTTTTCTTGTTCAGCAATAAAATCACTCATCATAGAATTTGTTCCTTCATCATTTGCTTCGTCTGATAAATCTAAAATTTCTCTTTCTATTTTTAATAATTCAGATAAAGAATTTACAATCAAATTAACTGCTTCTACATCATTAGAAATATCCTTACCAACTGGTACAGAAGAATTATCTATATAATCTGTAAAAGTGTGTAATGGCTTGCCTTGCAAAGTTAAAATACGTTCAGCTATATCATCTATTTTTACTTGAGAATCTGTATAAAACTCTTCAAATTTAACATGCAATTCAAAGAAATTTTTTCCTTTAATATTCCAATGTAAGCCTCTTAAATTCTGATAGTATATTTGAAAATTCGATAATAATCCATTCAAATTATCTACTAAATTTGCGCTTTCTTTTTTATCTAATCCTAATATTGATTTGTTCATTTTATTTATAATTTTGTGTTCTTAGTTTTTGCTATTACAAATTTACTAGAAATTTATGTCGGTAAACTATAATTATTATTGATAGTTTTAATATCTTTATCAAAATTTATTATACCAATGACAATCACCCAATTGAAATACGTCTTATCCGTATCAGAATATCAAAATTTTACGGTTGCAGCAGAACATAGTTTTGTAACTCAACCTACATTAAGCATGCAAATTCAGAAATTAGAAGACGAATTGGATGTAAAAATATTTAATAGGTCTAAAAAACCAATCGAATTAACACAAGTTGGAAAAAAAATTGTAGAACAAGCTAAAGTTATTGTAGATGAAAGCAATAGAATTTTAGACATTGTACATCAACAAAAAGGTTTTATTGGAGGTGAGTTTAAATTGGGGATTATTCCAACAATTATGCCTACCTTATTACCAATGTTCTTAAATAATTTCACAAAGAAATACCCGAAAGTAAAACTAATTATAGAAGAGTTAACAACTGAAGAAATTATTAGAAAACTAACAGACGGACATATAGACGCTGCTATTGCTGCGACACCTCTAGAGAACGAATCTATTAAAGAAAGACCTTTATATTACGAGCCTTTTGTTGGTTTAGTTCCGCAAAATCATCGTCTTTTTAATGAAAAAGTAATAAATCCTGATGAATTAGAGATGGATGATATTTTATTGTTAGAAGATGGACATTGTTTTAAGGAAAGTGTAATTAATTTGTGTAGAACTTTTAAAACTGATAACAAAAAATCATTTCAATTAGCAAGTGGAAGTTTTGATACATTAATTAAACTAACCAAAGAAGGTTTAGGAATGACACTTCTACCCTATTTACATACACTAGATTTGAATGATGTTGATAAATCTCATTTACGCGAATTTACAAATCCACCACCTGCAAGAGAAGTAAGTTTAATCTACCATAAATCTCAATTAAAAATGCAGTTAATAGAAGCTTTAAAAAAGAGTATTGATGGTGTCATTAGAGGTGCTATTTCTTTTTCTGATGTAAAAATTATTAGTCCACTTCAGAAAAATTAAATTCAATATTATTACTTTTAACAAAAAAAAATCCAGCTTATGCTGGATTTTCTTTTTTAAAATTTTTAAAAATTACACCATAGATGTTGCAATCTTTTTATACGTACCGTTTTCTAACAATTCTCTAATTGCTGAAAATGCGGTAATTGTTTCATCTATATCTTCTTGTGTGTGTGTTGCAGTTGGAATTAATCTTAAAATAATTAATCCTTTTGGTATTACAGGATACACAACAATAGAACAGAAAATTCCGTGGTTTTCACGTAAATCATTTACCATTGCCATTGCTTCAGGTATATCTCCTTTTAAAAATACTGGAGTTATACATGTTTGTGTAGTTCCTAAATCGAAACCAGCATTTCTTAAACCAGATTGTAAAGCATTGGTGTTTTCCCACAACTTTGTTTTTAATTCTGGCATTGTACGTAACATATCTAAACGTTTTAATGCTCCTTTTACCATTGCCATTGGTAATGATTTAGCAAACATTTGAGAACGCATATTGTATTGTAAATATTGTATTACATCTTTATCTCCTGCAAAGAAAGCGCCAATACCTGCCATAGATTTTGCAAAGGTTGCAAAATATACATCTATTTCATCTTGTATTCCTTGTTCGAAACCAGTTCCTTTGCCATCTTTACCCAAAGTACCAAAACCATGAGCATCATCTACTAAAAGTCTAAAGTTGTATTCTTTTTTAAAGGAAACTATTTCTTTTAAACGACCTTGTTCACCACGCATTCCAAAAACTCCTTCAGAAATTACTAAAATTCCTCCACCAGTTTTATCTGCCATTCTTTTAGCACGCTTTATGTTTTTCTCAAAACTTTCCATATCGTTATGACGATATACAAAACGTTTTCCAGCATGTAAACGAACACCATCTATAATACAAGCATGTGTATCCATATCATACACAATAATATCATCTTTAGAAACCAATGCGTCTATTGCAGAAACCATACCTTGGTAACCAAAGTTAACTAAATAAGCAGCTTCTTTTTCTACAAATTCTGCACATTCAACTTCTAATTGTTCGTGAAATTTAGTATGTCCAGACATCATTCTAGCTCCCATTGGATAAGC harbors:
- a CDS encoding Dps family protein codes for the protein MNKSILGLDKKESANLVDNLNGLLSNFQIYYQNLRGLHWNIKGKNFFELHVKFEEFYTDSQVKIDDIAERILTLQGKPLHTFTDYIDNSSVPVGKDISNDVEAVNLIVNSLSELLKIEREILDLSDEANDEGTNSMMSDFIAEQEKTIWMLNSWLGK
- a CDS encoding hydrogen peroxide-inducible genes activator codes for the protein MTITQLKYVLSVSEYQNFTVAAEHSFVTQPTLSMQIQKLEDELDVKIFNRSKKPIELTQVGKKIVEQAKVIVDESNRILDIVHQQKGFIGGEFKLGIIPTIMPTLLPMFLNNFTKKYPKVKLIIEELTTEEIIRKLTDGHIDAAIAATPLENESIKERPLYYEPFVGLVPQNHRLFNEKVINPDELEMDDILLLEDGHCFKESVINLCRTFKTDNKKSFQLASGSFDTLIKLTKEGLGMTLLPYLHTLDLNDVDKSHLREFTNPPPAREVSLIYHKSQLKMQLIEALKKSIDGVIRGAISFSDVKIISPLQKN
- a CDS encoding aminotransferase class I/II-fold pyridoxal phosphate-dependent enzyme, translated to MATDLFDRIIKDKGPLGKWAQQAEGYYVFPKLEGPISNRMSFNGKKVVTWSINDYLGLANHPEVLKVDGEAAAEHGMAYPMGARMMSGHTKFHEQLEVECAEFVEKEAAYLVNFGYQGMVSAIDALVSKDDIIVYDMDTHACIIDGVRLHAGKRFVYRHNDMESFEKNIKRAKRMADKTGGGILVISEGVFGMRGEQGRLKEIVSFKKEYNFRLLVDDAHGFGTLGKDGKGTGFEQGIQDEIDVYFATFAKSMAGIGAFFAGDKDVIQYLQYNMRSQMFAKSLPMAMVKGALKRLDMLRTMPELKTKLWENTNALQSGLRNAGFDLGTTQTCITPVFLKGDIPEAMAMVNDLRENHGIFCSIVVYPVIPKGLIILRLIPTATHTQEDIDETITAFSAIRELLENGTYKKIATSMV
- a CDS encoding 3-hydroxybutyryl-CoA dehydrogenase, with translation MKNIAVIGAGTMGNGIAHTFAQFNYNVHLIDVSQGALDKGMATISKNLDRMVAKEKISEADKTQTLANITTFTAIKDGAKNVDLVVEAATENVSLKSKIFKELDEVCDENTILATNTSSISITQIAAVTNRPEKVIGMHFMNPVPIMKLVEIIRGYNTTDDVMNTIVDLSKKVNKIPVEVNDYPGFVANRILMPMINESIETLYNGVAGVKEIDTVMMLGMAHPMGPLQLADFIGLDVCLSILNVMHDGFKNPKYAPCPLLVNMVMAGKLGIKSGEGFYDYSESRKAETVAKMFS
- a CDS encoding acyloxyacyl hydrolase, whose amino-acid sequence is MKNKFSLVVLLFCFSISFYAQKVKKNRLIPYKIGVLYNYGTEENFIFNDKDYSYSTNTYKGQAFYKLGNWKGLEIELIVQPQFQFLKHQLLNLFYVEPDEDDYLQKREEFSRKKNMHLYAIEFGFAAKKKLTNKLDLQGTISLGFSYIDTRSERLAKGFTFIENFSVGFSYQTSNKTFLYLGSNFGHVSNLNFLSPNDGYNILGMEIGFSYKL